AAACAGTAGAGGTAAAACAATGGATACCAGCACGACCTATCGAGAAATAATCAAACAGGTAATTCTACAATATGCTAAACTTCGTCCTTCGCATGGAAATATTAGACTTGACCCAATTTTTGATGATACCCATAATAGGTATGCTCTGATGCAAGTTGGTTGGGATAGGGGGCGGCGAGTGCGAGGAAATCTAATTTATGTGACGCTACAAAACAGTAAAGTTTATATCGAATATGATGGAATGGAACAGGGTATAACTAAAGATTTAATAGCGATGGAAATTTCTGAAGCGGATATAGTTTTAGCTTTTCTACCTGAATCTGAACTAGCTACTAGTGTATGAAAATTTAACAGTTTTTGATATCAGAAAAGACGTATTTATTAATACCTTGTCGCTGAATATGATTTACTTAACATATTTCTAAGTGTCCTTACACAGTGACTAACGTATCCTTTATGATGAAAAGCAGGACATTATTAGGGCATTGAGGACATGAAGCTGAAGAACCAAGCCAAATCAGTACTTGTTCAACCTCTGAGCTACATGATGCTGGGTATCATCACTACAATTGCTATATCACCATCAGCCTTAGCAGTTAGTGGAAAAGTTTCTTTGTTGTCTGAACAGCCTGCACACAAGCAACCGCAAACAATAGCGCAGTTTTCCGGCACAGATTCACCAGAGCGATCGCAGCTGATCCAACAAGTAAATGCATTATACAATCAAAGAGACTTCAAAGGTGCAGAAGAAAATCTCCGTAAATTCATTAAAAAGTTCCCAGAAGATGCTTTTGGACACTTTCAGTTAGGAAATGTGCTGTTTCGGCAAAACCAACCAGAAGCAGCAATTAGTGCCTACCGAGAAGCTATTCGCCTCAGACCAAAATATGCTCTAGCTTATAATGCGATCGGTGTTGTTTACGCTAGTCAAGACCGTTGGCAA
Above is a window of Nostoc sp. UHCC 0702 DNA encoding:
- a CDS encoding XisI protein; amino-acid sequence: MDTSTTYREIIKQVILQYAKLRPSHGNIRLDPIFDDTHNRYALMQVGWDRGRRVRGNLIYVTLQNSKVYIEYDGMEQGITKDLIAMEISEADIVLAFLPESELATSV
- a CDS encoding tetratricopeptide repeat protein — its product is MKLKNQAKSVLVQPLSYMMLGIITTIAISPSALAVSGKVSLLSEQPAHKQPQTIAQFSGTDSPERSQLIQQVNALYNQRDFKGAEENLRKFIKKFPEDAFGHFQLGNVLFRQNQPEAAISAYREAIRLRPKYALAYNAIGVVYASQDRWQEAITEYRKALEINPNYGDALTNLGQALWQTNKRDEAKATLEKALTIFKAESRNEKAYQVEQILRQIKTLDDPSLS